The DNA window CGTTTTATAGTGAGTGTAATGTTCGTcctttttattctaaaaaaatctaaaaaatctaaataaataaaatataaggactagatattttttttttaaaaaaatgaccagacttattaaattttaaaaatatgtacaCCTAAAGATGAATgttggttttatttaaaatatgactTATAATGCTTTTATTAATTAGTGATGAAAATCAGAATATTATGAACCGAGTTCTAGTTCTGTGTGATTCGCCCACCGAGGGAGGCCTTGAGACTCACCgaaaaatgatatattaaagACAATCAAGATCAAGAAGAATCTATACGGATTTGCCATAAAAAAACAGAAGACCGAATTCTATGagattaggtaatcagatccGGATATGGATATTCAAAGATTCAGGAATTTGGATAtcaatactaaaaaaatattttggaaGACTTAGATCTTCTAGAAGAATAAGGAAATACATTTATTTTCGGAGTCATACTCCTATTCAAAAAAGATAACCTTATTAAGGAGATTCATTCCTAAATAAATCCTATAAATATTTGTATCACTTCATTTTCATCAAGTAtaataaatagtaattttttttcataaactaTAAATAGCAagtaaatgtataaaaaatgaGGTACCcaaatgaggtatcaaatcgtttatataattaaaattgaggtatcaaatcatttatataattaaaacggaggtaccaaatcgtttgaaagtaaatatcaaattattaacggaactaacagaaggatcttatagtttaaaaaatcaaaactggagtaccaaattgtttgattttcaaacaaggagtaccaaattgtgaattatgacaaacatGAGGGatcttagagtaatttgctatttattactatttattatacataaataaaaataattgtaacaTAGTAAATActaaatgtataaaaaatggaattactatcaacttttttttttaactttactcTCTTTCCCTAccgtttttaaagtttaaatgtaTTCCAACTAGTCAAgtactttaaatttatatcatAACTGTTTATttcgtcaattttttttctaacaCAATTATAATCTTACTGAAGTGGCATATGCATTAATAGTTTGCGTCACTAAaactaataaattactaaattacCTGTTGACTATCAAGTTGCGCACCATACGGTAAAATTTGTGCTAAGAAAAATAGACAATATGGATAGTTGAGATGTAAATTTGAAGTATAAGGATAGTTGAGATACGTTTTAAACTTGAGGGACAGTTGAAATATAAATTTGGATTACATGGACGACTGTAATATacgttttaaatttagaaatggTTGAAGAAGAGAGAGTAAAGTTGGGGGACTTTGGTGGAAATTACCCATAAAAGTGGATgtaaatgatttttattttaaaaggaaatggattaaattgtaaaaaaagagtaagtttaatttatataagACCTTCCCATAAATTGAAGGACTGGATAATTCTTCATTCTTTCTCTTTTGTTTACCAAGCAGCACGAACCAGTCAATTGGGTCCCTCATTCTACACTGTGAGGCTCCAATTCTTTCAAATTGTGGAGGTGGGTCATTCAAGgtaaacccttttagttttcATGGCTGTAGTTTTTTCTTagcttctttttattttatcaccAATTTTTGTGTTCTGTGTTTTATTTGGTGATTGAGTTTATGTTTATACTTATAAGAAAAATCAGAAGATGGttactttaataattaattagtagtTGCCATGTGCTCTGTTACTGCTACTAGGCATGAGGATTTGTTTAtgctttttttttaagtaaaataatCAACAGAATTGACAATGATTtaggattaattaattttgaggaGTGTTCTAATTTGACCCTAATATGAGGAGTTTTTCATATAAGATGGTAAAGACATGTGAATGTATAACATTCAGGAGATGGTGGAAAATATGTATATGGAAGATATGTATAACCGAATAGAGCCAACTCGCGAGTTACTCGAGATTGACTCGAATATTACTCGATTATTTATCGAGCTCGAGCTTCAAATACTCGGCTCGATAAGCTCGCAAGCCTAGTCGAGCTTTaactaatttactttttttattctttataatGATATATATTTACAAGTTTACCtctatttttatatcaaaatcgaacttttaaatatttatgaaggTAATCGAGTCTTAgtcaaatatcaaatattttaatgatttcAAGCTCAATTGAGCTCGAATTGAGTTTCGAGCTTTAGATTTTAGAGTCGACCGAGTTTCGAGCTTTAGATTTTAGAGTCGAGGTCGAGCTCGAGTCTCGCAGTGTTTCGACTCGACTCGATTACACCCCTATCCGAGTTAGGGGTGTGCATACTGAACCTACAAAttttggttcgatttggtttggtattataaaaaattgCACGAACAAAATTTCAATTGCTCTTTGGTACAAACTGGATCAGAACGACTAGTTCAGTTCGGTCatgaaatatatgaaatttttggCTCGGTGAGATTCGGTTCAAACCAAATGCACACTCCTAGTGATCACCTGAAGTAAATGTATTTGCAATTATATTAACATGGTTTTCAATTTAGTGGTTAGTGCACCATTAATACTATTTAGTTAACCTCGCCATTCAAGAACACTCAAGAGTCTTATGAGAGTATGTATGATGATGATTTCAGTTCACTTATTTTCTTGACAAGTCTAACTTAAATGATGTAATATTTGAACCTGTAATAACAAGGTTGAAGCAGCAAGTTGAcatattttttagttaaaatctGATGATCCTTCTATTTCATACTTGTTAATGAGTTCTGGCATGTTTTTAAAGCAACTTTAAAACCTTTGATGGTCGCAGGTTTCTGATATATTTTTAAGCAACATAATTTTGTCTGGTTTGGTTTTGATGTATTGCTTGCTTTGTTCAGAAGAAATAAGGTGTGCAGCTATAAATATCAGCAATATGTAATTGTAAATCTTGCAGTATACTATGCTCTGGAGACAGGgttctcttttaatttttgtaccTTTGTTTATCTGCATTATTCAAGAAGTGAAACAACAAAAGATGAAAACTAAATAAGCCTTCCAGTTCATAATGTAGAATATTTACATACTCCAAATATTAATTCCTACAAGAAACCGCAAAAAGTACTAATGCATTGAAGGAAAAAcctaatcttttttatttaaaggctATTTATGTACTCATATGAACTCTGATCCTTTCCTATGCATTTTCCTAATCCAGGAGTTCCTTGCTTTGAAGATCTTTACGGGAAACTGGAATGCACTTCACAATACAACCGATTGGCCAAGATACAGCTGCAATGCCGATGCAAGCTCCCCATTGCCCCCAGTTCAGCCTCTCGGTACTGGCGAAGTGCTTTAGAAGCTCCACCATCACCACTTGCAGGATTATGGTAATTCCGATTATTGCTAAGAACAACTTGCTCTTATGTATCCCTTCAAATATGTTCCTCTTCTCTAGCTTCCTTGCATTGAACTCATTAAAAACTTGGCAGAGAACAAATGTGTTGAAAATGATTGTGTTCTTGACCCTTTCATCTACACCAAAGATTGCTTTACCTTTAAACTGTAAAATAAGTAAGATGGCTACCTGATACAAGGCCTGAGGAATAAGGTTCCTCCACATGATGTTGGTGATAAGCGGCTCAGATCGACCTGCAGGTTTCTTCCTCATGAGGTCATTAGTGGGCAGCTCAGTGGCCAATGCCAAGGCTCCCATGGTGTCCATAATGAGGTTCACCCAAAGTAGCTGCACTGCAGTTAGGGGGACTTTACCGGAGGAAATAGCTGCAACGAAGTTGATGGTGAGGGCAGCAATATTGACGGTGAGCTGAAACTGAATGAACTTCTGAATGTTGTTGTACACACATCTCCCCCACCTCAATACCGTCACCACCGACGTGAAATTGTCGTCCAATATGACGATGTCTGAACTCTCTTTCGCCACCTCTGTCCCTTGAATTCCCATCGAAAGCCCGATGTCTGCTTCCTTAAGAGCAGGAGCATCATTCGTGCCATCTCCAGTGACAGCTACCACATGCCCTTTCTCCTTCAAACACTGTACCATCAGAAGCTTGTCGAACGGGGAAGATCTTGCCATTACTTGGATTTTATCTATGCGTGCCATTCGCTCTTCAGGTGAGTAATTTCTGAATTCAACACCTTCTACTACTGCTTTGTTGTCGATATCGTCTTTTGAGTTAAGAATTCCGCATTCAAGAGCTATAGCTCTTGCTGTATGTTGATTGTCACCAGTGATCATTTTAACATTCACTCCCGCGTTTCTGCATGATTCGACAGCTGCTCTAACCCCCGGTCTACATGGGTCCTTCAATCCCACAAGCCCCAAGAAGGTAAATCCAGTTTCTTCAAGCATTTCAGAGCCATATCCGTTTTCTGCTGCATCCTTTCTGTGAGCAAATGCAATGCATCGCAGGCTTTTGGCGGCCATGCTATTAATTATCGCCGTAAATTGAACTCTGTCTTCCTCATTCATGTTTACTAGCTCTCCACTTCTCACATAATAAGTGGAGCACATTGCTAATATCATCTCTGCAGCTCCCTTCCAGTGTGTATGAATTGTATCTTCATTGTTTCTCTTCATCATCACGCCGCTCCTTTTTTTGTCCGAGTTGAACGTTTCTACATTTATTATATCACACTTTCTCTTCGTCTCGTAGATATTCATCTCCAAATCGAGTGCAGCCCAAGAGAGTATCGCCTTTTCGGTTGGACTACCAGAGATCTCAGGGGTCGTTGTCATCGATTGAGGTTTGTTGAGAATGGCTGTTGTATTTAAAGCTACACCTTCTTCCAATAGCAAACTAATGTTGTGTtctatttcattttgaattagGTCTTTCCCAAGCCAAAACTCCGTAACCTTCATCTGATTTAAAGTGAGAGTTCCTGTTTTATCCGTGCAGATTACTGTAGCTGATCCCATTGTTTCACATGCAGAGAGTTTACGCACCAACGCGTTATCATTCATCATTTTCTTCATCGAGTAAGCAAGAGTTAAAGTTACAGCCAGAGGCAGACCTTCCGGAATTGCTACCACCACAATAGTCACCGCGGCTGCAAAAAATTCCACAAGTGAGTTCAGCACACTATTGACCTTTGTCTTACTTCCATTATATTCTCGATGTCCATATTCATCCCTAGTGTTTCCTGTGAAGTAGCGGATTGTCAAAACAGCAAAAACCAGTACAGCCACTGCCAATCCAGCTTTGCCGATATAAGAAGTCAGTTTGTTGAGGC is part of the Mercurialis annua linkage group LG3, ddMerAnnu1.2, whole genome shotgun sequence genome and encodes:
- the LOC126674974 gene encoding putative calcium-transporting ATPase 13, plasma membrane-type produces the protein MAFRARKPIRTPDLDPENVYVAKRHQRRWRMAFMAISFTRTLVSLSKKILDEQTRLLRSLSYVAIEMIEDTPRQVDCVSTLIDIDQKLLSQMVKDKLYESLNQLGGTMQVAAILQCDAKEGINGSGADLAHRKDVFGANRYTKPPTKSFFSFVIEAFKDTAIIILLVCAILSLGFGIKQHGFKDGWYDGGSIVVAIFLVIAVSAVSNFKQSRQFVKLSDESSDIKVQVVRDGRLRSISIFDVVVGDVVALKIGDQIPADGLFLDGYSLKIDESSMTGESDHVEVNSTINPFLLSGTKVTDGFGSMLVTSVGMNTAWGEMMSSITRNLDEQTPLQERLNKLTSYIGKAGLAVAVLVFAVLTIRYFTGNTRDEYGHREYNGSKTKVNSVLNSLVEFFAAAVTIVVVAIPEGLPLAVTLTLAYSMKKMMNDNALVRKLSACETMGSATVICTDKTGTLTLNQMKVTEFWLGKDLIQNEIEHNISLLLEEGVALNTTAILNKPQSMTTTPEISGSPTEKAILSWAALDLEMNIYETKRKCDIINVETFNSDKKRSGVMMKRNNEDTIHTHWKGAAEMILAMCSTYYVRSGELVNMNEEDRVQFTAIINSMAAKSLRCIAFAHRKDAAENGYGSEMLEETGFTFLGLVGLKDPCRPGVRAAVESCRNAGVNVKMITGDNQHTARAIALECGILNSKDDIDNKAVVEGVEFRNYSPEERMARIDKIQVMARSSPFDKLLMVQCLKEKGHVVAVTGDGTNDAPALKEADIGLSMGIQGTEVAKESSDIVILDDNFTSVVTVLRWGRCVYNNIQKFIQFQLTVNIAALTINFVAAISSGKVPLTAVQLLWVNLIMDTMGALALATELPTNDLMRKKPAGRSEPLITNIMWRNLIPQALYQVAILLILQFKGKAIFGVDERVKNTIIFNTFVLCQVFNEFNARKLEKRNIFEGIHKSKLFLAIIGITIILQVVMVELLKHFASTERLNWGQWGACIGIAAVSWPIGCIVKCIPVSRKDLQSKELLD